From Humibacter ginsenosidimutans, a single genomic window includes:
- a CDS encoding bile acid:sodium symporter family protein, protein MNVDNVTVNFAPGSLIALDVVLGLIMFGIALDTSLSDFKAVLKAPKAMIIALIAQIVLLPAVTFCLTLLLNVQASIALGMILVACCPPGNISQVLTYRSRGNVALSVSMTAVSNVIYIFVLPLNVALWGHLHPTARSIMEQVNVNVVQMVLEILLVIGVPFVLGLFIRHRWPRFAGRVHPYARWISLIGLVGFIVAALAGNWAVFIEVIGVVLIVVFLHDAVALALGYASARIGGLGVRERKAITFEVGIRNSALGLGLIFTFFGGLGGMAVVAGWWGIWDIIAGLAVATLWGWHTRRKEAAAGVPAAAGAPASAATGPARGASIAGDGDLAGGAAAGDSAPAETGGGAA, encoded by the coding sequence ATGAACGTCGACAACGTCACCGTCAACTTCGCGCCCGGATCTCTGATCGCGCTCGACGTGGTGCTCGGGCTCATCATGTTCGGCATCGCGCTCGACACGAGCCTGAGCGACTTCAAGGCGGTGCTGAAGGCGCCCAAGGCGATGATCATCGCGCTCATCGCGCAGATCGTGCTGCTGCCCGCCGTGACGTTCTGCCTGACCCTGCTGCTGAACGTGCAGGCATCCATCGCGCTCGGGATGATCCTGGTCGCGTGCTGCCCGCCCGGCAACATCTCGCAGGTGCTCACCTATCGTTCGCGCGGCAACGTCGCCCTGTCGGTGTCGATGACCGCCGTGTCGAACGTGATCTACATCTTCGTGCTGCCGCTGAACGTCGCGCTCTGGGGACACCTGCACCCGACGGCCCGCTCGATCATGGAGCAGGTCAACGTGAACGTCGTGCAGATGGTGCTGGAGATCCTGCTCGTGATCGGCGTGCCGTTCGTGCTCGGACTCTTCATCCGCCACCGGTGGCCGAGGTTCGCCGGCCGCGTGCACCCGTACGCCCGGTGGATCAGCCTGATCGGTCTCGTCGGTTTCATCGTGGCGGCTCTCGCCGGCAACTGGGCCGTGTTCATCGAGGTGATCGGCGTGGTGCTGATCGTCGTGTTCCTGCACGACGCCGTCGCCCTCGCGCTCGGCTACGCCAGCGCGCGCATCGGCGGACTCGGCGTGCGCGAGCGCAAGGCGATCACGTTCGAGGTGGGCATCCGCAACTCGGCGCTCGGCCTCGGTCTCATCTTCACGTTCTTCGGCGGGCTCGGCGGCATGGCCGTCGTGGCCGGCTGGTGGGGCATCTGGGACATCATCGCCGGACTCGCGGTCGCGACGCTGTGGGGGTGGCACACCAGGCGCAAGGAGGCCGCAGCGGGCGTGCCGGCCGCCGCGGGCGCGCCTGCCTCAGCAGCGACGGGCCCGGCCAGAGGCGCCTCGATCGCGGGCGACGGCGATCTGGCAGGCGGAGCCGCGGCCGGTGACTCCGCCCCGGCCGAGACGGGCGGGGGCGCGGCATGA
- a CDS encoding flavin-containing monooxygenase: MHQIAIIGAGPSGLAGARALTKAGFDVDVFEAGDDVGGLWNIDNPRSTVYESAHLISSRTTTEFAEFPMRSTTDYPGHRELMAYFRAYADEFDLRRRIRFGTAVTRVEPVDGDASGARGWEVTAQGPNGETSTGRYASVVLANGTLATPNVPTFHGEFTGELMHTSAYKKASVFDGKRVLIIGAGNSGCDIAVDAVHHAAKIDLSVRRGYYFVPRYLFGKPSDTLNQGRPLPAPIKQAIDTRVLKAFTGDPVKFGFPKPDYKIYESHPIVNTLVLNHLGQGDLRVMPDIDRFDGRTVHFADGSSDDYDLVMLATGYTLDYPFVGRAHLNWKTASPSLYLNVFPPSFNGLFVLGMVEASGLGWQGRAEQAELVAAYLASVRDEPEQASAFRERVAKPWPDLTGGYHYLGLDRMSYYVNKDAYRRQVRAHRDALVGGSSRERVAR; the protein is encoded by the coding sequence GTGCACCAGATCGCGATCATCGGTGCCGGGCCGTCCGGCCTTGCCGGCGCCCGCGCACTGACCAAGGCGGGGTTCGACGTCGACGTCTTCGAGGCCGGCGACGACGTGGGCGGTCTCTGGAACATCGACAACCCCCGCTCGACCGTCTACGAATCCGCCCACCTCATCTCCTCGCGCACCACCACGGAATTCGCCGAGTTCCCCATGCGCTCGACGACCGACTATCCCGGCCATCGCGAGCTGATGGCGTACTTCAGGGCGTACGCCGACGAGTTCGACCTGCGCAGGCGCATCCGCTTCGGCACCGCCGTCACCCGCGTGGAGCCGGTCGACGGGGACGCCTCCGGCGCGCGCGGCTGGGAGGTGACCGCGCAGGGGCCGAACGGCGAGACCAGCACGGGCCGGTACGCCTCCGTCGTGCTCGCCAACGGCACGTTGGCGACTCCGAACGTGCCGACGTTCCACGGCGAGTTCACCGGCGAGCTCATGCACACGTCGGCATATAAGAAGGCGTCGGTCTTCGACGGCAAGCGCGTGCTCATCATCGGCGCCGGCAACTCGGGCTGCGACATCGCTGTGGATGCCGTGCATCACGCCGCGAAGATCGACCTGAGCGTGCGCCGCGGCTACTACTTCGTTCCGAGGTATCTCTTCGGCAAGCCGAGCGACACCCTCAATCAGGGACGTCCGCTGCCCGCGCCGATCAAGCAGGCGATCGACACCCGCGTGCTCAAGGCGTTCACGGGCGACCCGGTGAAGTTCGGGTTCCCGAAGCCGGACTACAAGATCTACGAGTCGCACCCCATCGTCAACACGCTCGTGCTGAACCATCTCGGCCAGGGCGACCTGCGGGTCATGCCCGATATCGACCGGTTCGACGGGCGCACCGTGCACTTCGCCGACGGCAGCAGCGACGACTACGACCTCGTGATGCTCGCCACCGGATACACGCTCGACTATCCGTTCGTCGGCCGCGCCCACCTCAACTGGAAGACCGCATCGCCCTCGCTCTATCTCAACGTGTTCCCGCCGTCGTTCAACGGGCTGTTCGTGCTCGGCATGGTGGAGGCGTCCGGGCTCGGCTGGCAGGGCAGGGCCGAGCAGGCGGAGCTAGTGGCGGCCTATCTGGCGAGCGTTCGCGACGAGCCGGAGCAGGCATCCGCATTCCGCGAGCGCGTCGCCAAGCCCTGGCCCGACCTCACGGGCGGCTACCACTACCTCGGGCTCGACCGCATGTCGTACTACGTCAACAAGGATGCCTACCGCCGCCAGGTGCGCGCGCACCGCGACGCGCTGGTCGGCGGGTCCTCCCGCGAGAGGGTCGCCCGATGA
- a CDS encoding NAD-dependent epimerase/dehydratase family protein, with protein sequence MRRVLVTGGSGFLGSSAVRALAGHPAVEVVVAGDIRPPVQAVEGAVYETCDVTEKASVASVIAAHRIDTIVHLAAIVNPGTLSEDVEYKVDVGGTRNVLEAAVAGGVARIVVSSSGAAYGYHADSPEWLTEDDPVRGNDEFSYSRHKRLVEEMLAQYRAEHPELGQVVLRIGTILGPTVKNQITALWDGPRLLVVRGSDSPFVFVWVDDVVGAIVAGATGDVTGAFNVAGDGCLTVPEIARRLGKGTVAVPPGLLAFALRVGHALRLTVHGPERVGFLQYRPVLDNTRLKTMLGYTPGKTSSEAFDAYVQQRVR encoded by the coding sequence ATGAGGCGCGTTCTCGTCACCGGCGGCAGCGGATTCCTCGGGTCGAGCGCGGTCCGCGCGCTCGCGGGGCATCCCGCCGTCGAGGTGGTCGTGGCCGGTGACATCCGACCACCCGTGCAGGCCGTCGAGGGCGCCGTCTACGAGACGTGCGATGTGACGGAGAAGGCGAGTGTGGCATCCGTCATCGCCGCCCACCGCATCGACACCATCGTGCATCTCGCCGCGATCGTGAACCCCGGAACGCTCAGCGAAGACGTCGAGTACAAGGTCGACGTGGGCGGAACGCGTAACGTGCTCGAAGCTGCCGTCGCCGGTGGGGTCGCCCGCATCGTCGTGTCGTCGTCGGGCGCCGCGTATGGCTACCACGCCGACAGTCCCGAGTGGCTCACCGAAGACGACCCCGTTCGCGGCAACGACGAGTTCAGCTACTCGCGGCACAAGCGACTCGTGGAGGAAATGCTCGCGCAGTACCGCGCGGAGCATCCCGAGCTCGGCCAGGTGGTGCTGCGCATCGGCACCATCCTCGGACCGACCGTGAAGAACCAGATCACGGCGCTGTGGGACGGGCCGCGGCTGCTCGTGGTGCGCGGCTCCGACAGCCCGTTCGTGTTCGTCTGGGTCGACGACGTGGTGGGCGCGATCGTCGCCGGCGCCACGGGCGACGTGACGGGAGCCTTCAACGTCGCGGGCGATGGATGCCTCACCGTGCCCGAGATCGCCCGTCGCCTCGGCAAGGGCACCGTCGCCGTTCCGCCAGGGCTGCTCGCCTTCGCGCTGCGGGTCGGGCACGCGCTGCGCCTGACCGTGCACGGGCCGGAACGCGTCGGCTTTCTGCAGTACCGGCCCGTGCTCGACAACACGCGGCTCAAGACGATGCTCGGCTACACGCCGGGCAAGACCAGCAGCGAGGCGTTCGACGCCTACGTGCAGCAGCGGGTGCGCTGA